Proteins encoded in a region of the Cytobacillus pseudoceanisediminis genome:
- the aspA gene encoding aspartate ammonia-lyase — translation MLAATNSFRIEKDFLGSKEVPVDAYYGVQTLRAVENFPITGYRIHPELIKAMAMVKKAAALANMEVKRLYSGIGDPIVQAADEMIEGLWHDQVIVDPIQGGAGTSINMNINEILANRAIEIMGYEKGDYSHCSPNTHVNMSQSTNDAFPTAMHISVLNLLDQLIPTMEHMHSVFLEKSKEFNHVIKMGRTHLQDAVPIRLGQEFEAYSRVIARDIKRIQQSKQHLYELNMGATAVGTGLNAIPKYIDLVVKHIADISGLPFTGADHLVDATQNTDSYTEVSGALKICMINMSKIANDLRLMASGPRAGLGEISLPARQPGSSIMPGKVNPVLPELINQVAFQVIGNDHTISLASEAGQLELNVMEPVLIFNLLQSISIMNNAFNTFTEHCVKGIEANEERLREYVEKSVGIITAVNPHLGYEVVSRIAREAILTGSPIRELCLKYDVLTEEELDLILDPYEMTDPGIAGAALLERD, via the coding sequence ATGTTAGCAGCAACGAACAGCTTCAGAATTGAAAAAGACTTCCTGGGTTCTAAGGAAGTTCCGGTTGATGCCTATTACGGTGTTCAGACGCTTCGCGCGGTTGAGAACTTTCCGATTACAGGCTACCGGATCCACCCGGAGTTAATCAAGGCAATGGCAATGGTGAAAAAGGCTGCGGCCTTGGCGAATATGGAGGTTAAGCGCCTTTATTCAGGCATTGGAGACCCGATCGTACAGGCAGCTGATGAAATGATTGAAGGACTATGGCATGATCAGGTTATTGTTGACCCGATCCAGGGTGGTGCCGGGACGTCCATTAATATGAATATTAATGAAATCCTTGCAAACCGTGCGATTGAAATTATGGGCTATGAAAAGGGAGATTATTCTCATTGCAGCCCAAATACCCATGTCAATATGTCCCAATCGACGAATGATGCCTTCCCGACTGCAATGCATATCTCTGTATTAAATCTGCTGGATCAGTTAATCCCGACCATGGAACATATGCATTCCGTTTTCCTTGAAAAATCAAAGGAATTCAACCATGTAATTAAAATGGGACGGACTCATCTGCAGGATGCGGTTCCAATCAGGCTTGGCCAGGAATTTGAAGCTTACAGCCGTGTCATTGCGCGTGACATTAAGCGCATTCAGCAATCCAAACAGCACTTATATGAGTTGAACATGGGAGCAACAGCTGTTGGAACAGGGCTAAATGCCATCCCTAAATACATTGATTTGGTAGTGAAGCACATTGCCGACATCAGCGGTCTGCCATTTACAGGGGCTGATCATCTTGTAGATGCCACGCAGAATACGGATTCTTACACGGAAGTTTCCGGTGCCTTGAAAATCTGCATGATCAATATGTCCAAAATCGCGAATGATTTGCGTCTAATGGCGTCTGGCCCAAGAGCCGGCCTTGGGGAAATATCGCTTCCAGCAAGACAGCCGGGTTCTTCCATTATGCCGGGTAAAGTAAACCCTGTTCTTCCTGAGCTGATTAACCAGGTGGCATTCCAGGTCATCGGAAACGACCATACCATCTCTCTTGCTTCAGAAGCAGGACAGCTCGAACTGAATGTCATGGAGCCAGTCCTGATCTTTAACCTTCTGCAATCGATCAGCATTATGAACAATGCATTCAATACGTTTACAGAGCATTGTGTAAAAGGAATCGAAGCCAATGAAGAGAGATTAAGGGAATACGTTGAGAAAAGTGTGGGCATCATCACAGCGGTAAACCCTCACCTCGGCTATGAAGTCGTATCAAGAATCGCGAGGGAAGCCATTTTAACAGGCTCTCCAATCAGGGAACTATGCCTGAAATATGATGTGCTGACAGAAGAAGAACTGGATTTAATTCTCGATCCATATGAGATGACAGATCCTGGCATCGCAGGTGCTGCGCTGCTGGAAAGAGACTAA
- the gnd gene encoding decarboxylating NADP(+)-dependent phosphogluconate dehydrogenase, which translates to MLNTIGVIGLGVMGSNIALNMANNGEQVAVYNYTRDLTDKLVQKLDGQTINPYYEIGDFVNSLETPRKIFLMVTAGKAIDSVISSLIPFLEEGDVIMDGGNSHYEDTGRRYDELKSKGIGYLGIGISGGEVGALTGPSIMPGGDKEVYDKAAPILTKIAAQVDGVPCCVYIGPKGAGHFVKMVHNGIEYADMQLIAEAYTFLRHKLGLSVEEIADIFETWNQGELKSYLIEITADILRKKDERTGLPQIDVILDKAGQKGTGKWTSLQAIDNGIPTSIITESLFARYISALKEERVTAETLLTGPEKNQTALEKEEWIEYIRQALYMGKVCAYAQGFTQYKMSSELYGWNLPLKDIALIFRDGCIIRAEFLNVISEAYQEQPNLANLLVSPYFAERIRDYQNGLRKIVCEGIQSGIALPCLSSSLSYYDSYRTGNSNASMLQAQRDYFGAHTYERTDLEGTFHTNWNE; encoded by the coding sequence ATGTTAAATACAATTGGTGTTATTGGTTTAGGAGTAATGGGCAGCAATATCGCTTTAAACATGGCCAATAACGGAGAGCAAGTGGCAGTATATAATTACACAAGGGACTTAACCGATAAACTTGTACAAAAACTGGATGGGCAAACCATTAACCCTTATTACGAAATCGGGGATTTTGTAAATTCCCTGGAAACACCAAGAAAAATCTTTTTAATGGTTACCGCAGGGAAAGCTATTGATTCTGTTATCTCCAGCTTGATCCCCTTCCTTGAAGAAGGTGATGTCATCATGGATGGCGGAAACTCACATTATGAAGATACAGGAAGAAGATATGATGAACTGAAATCAAAAGGAATTGGTTATTTAGGAATTGGAATCTCAGGCGGTGAAGTCGGTGCCTTAACAGGACCTTCCATCATGCCTGGCGGAGACAAAGAGGTCTATGATAAAGCCGCTCCTATTCTTACGAAGATAGCTGCACAGGTTGATGGTGTTCCTTGCTGTGTCTATATTGGACCAAAAGGGGCAGGCCATTTCGTTAAAATGGTACATAATGGAATTGAGTATGCGGATATGCAGCTAATTGCCGAAGCCTATACCTTTTTAAGACATAAATTAGGATTATCAGTTGAGGAAATCGCTGATATTTTTGAAACATGGAATCAAGGCGAGCTGAAGAGCTATTTAATCGAAATCACGGCAGATATTCTAAGGAAAAAGGATGAGCGTACAGGGCTGCCGCAAATCGATGTCATTCTCGATAAAGCAGGGCAAAAAGGAACCGGAAAATGGACCAGCCTGCAAGCCATCGATAATGGAATTCCAACCTCGATCATCACAGAATCCTTATTTGCCCGTTATATCTCTGCTTTAAAAGAAGAGCGTGTGACAGCAGAAACACTCTTAACAGGTCCAGAGAAGAATCAGACAGCCCTCGAAAAAGAAGAGTGGATTGAATACATCAGACAAGCTTTATATATGGGAAAAGTATGCGCCTATGCGCAAGGATTTACGCAATATAAAATGTCATCCGAACTGTATGGCTGGAATCTGCCTCTGAAGGATATTGCCCTGATTTTCCGCGACGGCTGCATCATTCGTGCGGAATTCTTAAATGTCATAAGCGAGGCCTACCAAGAGCAGCCGAACCTGGCCAATTTGTTAGTCTCCCCTTACTTTGCAGAAAGAATCAGGGACTATCAGAACGGACTGCGTAAAATTGTCTGCGAAGGCATTCAATCCGGCATCGCTTTACCGTGCTTGAGCTCATCTCTTTCCTATTACGATAGCTATCGGACAGGAAACTCCAATGCGAGCATGCTGCAGGCACAGCGTGATTACTTCGGTGCCCATACGTATGAACGGACTGATTTAGAAGGAACCTTCCACACAAATTGGAATGAATAA
- a CDS encoding GntP family permease: MPLVIVGIGIIALLILIMGLKLNTFISLIIVSFGVALALGMPLDQIVKTIEAGLGGTLGHLALIFGLGAMLGKLIADSGGAQRIAMTLVNKFGEKNIQWAVVAASFIIGVALFFEVGLVLLIPIVFAISRELKISILYLGIPMTAALSVTHGFLPPHPGPTVIAGEFGANIGEVLLYGFIIALPTVILAGPVFTKIAKRLVPESFTKSGSIASLGEQKTFKLEDTPGFGISVFTALLPVILMSIATIITLLQKTLGFEDNSILAAIRFIGDAGTSMLISLLVAIYTMGLARKIPIKNVMESCTTAITHIGMMLLIIGGGGAFKQVLIDGGVGDYVAELFKGTNLSPILLAWIIAAILRISLGSATVAALTTAGLVIPMLGQSDVNLALVVLATGAGSLVASHVNDAGFWMFKEYFGLSMKETFATWTLLETIISVAGLGFILLLSLFV; the protein is encoded by the coding sequence ATGCCATTAGTAATAGTTGGAATTGGAATCATTGCCTTATTAATACTAATAATGGGCTTAAAATTAAATACATTTATTTCATTAATCATTGTTTCATTTGGTGTTGCTTTAGCACTCGGAATGCCGCTGGATCAAATTGTAAAGACCATTGAAGCAGGATTAGGGGGAACGCTGGGTCACTTGGCGCTTATATTTGGACTTGGCGCCATGTTAGGCAAACTGATCGCCGACTCTGGAGGCGCACAGCGAATAGCTATGACCCTTGTGAACAAATTCGGTGAAAAGAATATTCAATGGGCCGTAGTGGCAGCATCATTTATTATTGGTGTAGCATTATTCTTTGAAGTAGGACTTGTATTATTAATTCCAATCGTATTTGCCATTTCAAGAGAATTGAAGATATCCATTTTGTATCTTGGTATTCCAATGACAGCAGCTCTATCTGTCACACACGGATTCCTGCCTCCTCACCCGGGGCCAACTGTCATTGCGGGTGAATTTGGCGCAAACATTGGTGAAGTACTGCTTTATGGATTTATCATCGCTCTTCCTACCGTGATTTTAGCTGGACCGGTATTTACAAAAATTGCAAAAAGGCTAGTCCCTGAATCATTTACAAAAAGCGGGAGCATCGCCTCTTTAGGCGAGCAGAAAACATTTAAGCTTGAAGACACTCCTGGTTTTGGAATCAGTGTATTTACGGCTTTACTTCCTGTTATTTTAATGTCGATCGCAACGATTATTACATTGCTTCAAAAAACATTGGGATTTGAAGATAATAGTATTCTGGCCGCAATCCGTTTTATTGGTGACGCCGGCACTTCGATGCTGATCTCCTTATTGGTTGCCATCTATACAATGGGACTGGCAAGGAAGATTCCAATCAAAAATGTGATGGAATCCTGTACAACAGCTATCACCCATATCGGAATGATGCTCTTGATTATTGGCGGAGGCGGTGCCTTCAAACAAGTATTAATCGATGGCGGTGTTGGTGACTATGTAGCTGAGCTATTCAAAGGAACGAACTTATCACCGATTTTGCTTGCATGGATTATCGCTGCCATCCTGCGGATTTCCTTAGGGTCTGCCACAGTGGCTGCCTTAACAACAGCTGGCTTAGTCATTCCGATGCTGGGCCAATCAGATGTTAATCTTGCATTAGTGGTACTTGCAACAGGTGCAGGAAGCTTAGTTGCTTCACATGTTAACGATGCCGGCTTCTGGATGTTCAAAGAATACTTTGGATTAAGCATGAAGGAAACGTTTGCAACATGGACCTTGCTTGAAACCATTATATCTGTAGCTGGATTAGGATTTATTTTATTGCTAAGCTTATTTGTATAA
- the gntK gene encoding gluconokinase → MTSYMLGIDIGTTSTKAVLFSEQGKVIQHENIGYPLYTPDISTAEQNPEEIFSAVLQSIANIMENHSDKNLSFISFSSAMHSVIAMDEDHLPLTPVITWADNRSEAWARKIKDELNGHEVYKRTGTPIHPMSPLSKIAWIVNERPEIASKTKKYIGIKEYIFKKLFDEYVVDYSLASCMGMMNLKTLDWDEEALAIAGVTPAQLSKLVPTTKIFKNCNPNLAKQMGIDPQTPFVIGASDGVLSNLGVNAIRKGEIAITIGTSGAIRTIIDKPQTDEKGRIFCYALTENHWVIGGPVNNGGMVLRWIRDEFASSEIETAKRLGIDPYEVLTKIAERVRPGADGLLFHPYLAGERAPLWNPDVRGSFFGLTMSHKKEHMIRAALEGVIYNLYTVYLALVECMDGPVTRIQATGGFARSEIWRQMMSDIFESEVVIPESYESSCLGACILGLYATGKIDSFEAVSEMVGDTYKHTPQETAVKEYRQLLPIFIHLSRTLEDDYSAIANYQRRLVQHN, encoded by the coding sequence ATGACTAGCTATATGTTAGGGATTGATATTGGAACCACCAGTACAAAAGCCGTGTTATTCAGTGAACAAGGTAAAGTTATTCAGCATGAGAATATCGGATATCCGCTGTACACACCGGATATTTCGACAGCTGAACAAAACCCGGAAGAGATTTTTTCAGCTGTACTGCAGTCCATAGCGAATATTATGGAAAACCATTCGGATAAAAACCTGTCCTTTATCTCTTTTAGCAGTGCGATGCATAGTGTTATCGCAATGGATGAAGATCACCTGCCGCTTACGCCAGTCATCACCTGGGCAGATAATCGCAGCGAAGCATGGGCACGCAAAATTAAGGATGAATTGAATGGGCATGAGGTATATAAACGGACTGGAACGCCTATTCATCCTATGTCACCGTTAAGCAAAATCGCCTGGATTGTGAATGAACGCCCTGAGATCGCCAGCAAAACAAAAAAGTATATTGGCATTAAAGAATATATCTTTAAGAAGCTCTTTGATGAATATGTTGTCGATTATTCACTGGCTTCATGCATGGGAATGATGAATCTTAAAACATTGGATTGGGATGAGGAGGCACTAGCGATTGCAGGAGTCACTCCCGCACAATTATCCAAACTTGTACCCACTACGAAGATATTCAAGAACTGCAATCCTAATTTAGCCAAACAAATGGGCATCGATCCTCAAACACCTTTTGTGATTGGCGCAAGTGATGGAGTGCTTTCGAATCTGGGTGTTAATGCGATTAGAAAAGGTGAGATTGCCATCACCATTGGGACAAGCGGTGCCATACGGACCATTATTGACAAGCCGCAGACAGATGAAAAAGGTAGAATCTTCTGTTATGCCTTAACGGAAAATCATTGGGTGATTGGCGGACCGGTAAACAATGGAGGGATGGTTCTTCGCTGGATCAGGGATGAATTTGCCTCTTCAGAGATCGAAACTGCCAAAAGATTAGGCATTGATCCGTACGAAGTATTAACAAAAATTGCAGAACGTGTAAGACCAGGTGCAGACGGCTTGCTATTCCATCCTTACCTGGCAGGTGAACGTGCTCCTTTATGGAACCCGGACGTACGCGGATCCTTCTTCGGATTAACCATGTCACATAAGAAGGAACATATGATTCGGGCAGCGCTGGAAGGCGTCATTTATAATCTATACACCGTGTACTTGGCATTAGTTGAATGCATGGACGGCCCGGTAACCCGTATTCAAGCAACAGGAGGATTCGCAAGATCTGAGATCTGGCGACAGATGATGTCCGATATTTTTGAATCGGAAGTTGTCATACCTGAAAGCTATGAAAGTTCATGTCTTGGTGCCTGTATTTTAGGATTATATGCCACAGGAAAAATCGACTCCTTTGAAGCCGTTTCTGAAATGGTGGGCGATACCTATAAACATACACCGCAAGAAACGGCAGTAAAAGAATATCGACAATTGCTGCCGATTTTCATTCATTTATCAAGAACGTTAGAGGATGATTACTCAGCGATTGCAAATTATCAGCGAAGATTAGTACAGCATAACTAA
- a CDS encoding GntR family transcriptional regulator encodes MNDSNEFLYPQKWLSKASAGDRVAYELRMRIIAGLFESGTTLSENKLAGDFAVSRSPVREALRTLASENIIRLERTGAVVAGLTEKEIEEIYDVRLMIETFVFERLISMDTNELAMELSKVLEMMKVAVKYQDADEFSYQDILFHEIIIRSIGHSYVSLIWNNLKPVMESFILLSMRVRFKENYEDLTRILKNHELYIDAIKTKDRDLMIKSLHENFDDVQGKVDDLWRSQQMLSKGVKQQDD; translated from the coding sequence ATGAACGATTCTAATGAATTCTTATATCCTCAAAAATGGCTATCTAAAGCTTCCGCTGGTGACCGCGTAGCCTATGAGCTTAGAATGCGCATTATTGCAGGCTTATTTGAAAGCGGTACCACGCTTTCAGAAAATAAACTGGCTGGAGATTTTGCGGTAAGCCGTTCACCAGTTCGTGAAGCATTAAGAACACTGGCATCTGAAAATATCATCCGATTAGAAAGAACGGGTGCTGTTGTTGCCGGCTTAACAGAAAAAGAAATAGAAGAAATTTATGATGTTCGTCTAATGATCGAAACGTTCGTATTTGAACGTCTCATAAGTATGGATACAAATGAATTAGCAATGGAACTAAGCAAAGTATTGGAAATGATGAAGGTAGCTGTTAAGTATCAGGATGCTGATGAATTTTCTTATCAGGACATCCTGTTCCACGAAATCATCATTCGATCTATTGGCCATTCATACGTCTCATTGATCTGGAATAATTTAAAGCCCGTAATGGAAAGCTTCATTCTTTTGTCCATGCGCGTGCGATTCAAGGAAAATTACGAAGACCTTACTCGGATATTGAAAAACCATGAACTATATATTGATGCAATCAAAACAAAAGACAGAGACCTCATGATTAAGTCTTTACACGAAAATTTTGATGATGTTCAAGGGAAAGTGGACGACTTATGGAGATCACAACAAATGCTATCTAAAGGGGTTAAACAACAAGATGACTAG
- a CDS encoding nuclease-related domain-containing protein has protein sequence MMLVKRRSEPVELKSIRYLNTRMELTEKEKLQYSNLEKGYEGEVKFDRLAEILQEERLIINDLLLEVNNSYFQIDTLIISESMIHLLEIKNFQGDWYLESDKLYTVTAGREYKNPIYQLKRSAALLRQLLQTLKQNYPVEASVVFINPEFTLYQAPMDQPIVLPTQVNRFIKDLNKTPSKLNDGHTKLAQHLMSLHQPKNPFTVWPKYHFEQLKKGMHCKTCQSLPLTIKSKDLVCKKCGGNEKIEQAILRNIKEFQLLFPERKLTTQNIYEWCNLDLSKRTICRVLKKNYTALGSTSNTYYV, from the coding sequence ATGATGTTAGTTAAAAGAAGATCCGAGCCGGTTGAATTAAAGTCTATAAGATATTTAAACACCCGAATGGAGTTAACTGAAAAGGAAAAGCTGCAGTATTCAAACCTTGAAAAAGGCTATGAAGGAGAGGTGAAATTTGACCGTCTCGCAGAAATTCTCCAGGAAGAGAGATTGATTATCAATGATTTGCTATTGGAGGTAAACAACTCCTATTTTCAAATTGATACCCTGATTATTTCAGAAAGTATGATCCATCTATTAGAAATAAAGAATTTCCAGGGAGACTGGTACTTGGAATCTGACAAGCTTTATACCGTGACTGCCGGCAGGGAATATAAAAATCCCATTTACCAATTAAAAAGAAGTGCGGCCCTGCTCCGCCAGCTGCTCCAAACTCTCAAGCAAAATTACCCCGTTGAAGCCTCCGTCGTTTTCATTAACCCTGAATTCACCTTATATCAAGCCCCGATGGACCAACCTATTGTTCTTCCAACCCAAGTCAACCGCTTTATAAAAGATCTGAATAAAACTCCGTCCAAATTAAATGATGGACATACGAAGCTAGCCCAACATTTAATGTCATTACATCAGCCTAAAAACCCATTTACTGTATGGCCAAAATATCACTTTGAACAGCTAAAAAAAGGGATGCATTGCAAAACCTGTCAATCTTTACCGCTAACTATTAAAAGCAAGGACCTCGTATGCAAAAAGTGCGGAGGGAATGAAAAGATTGAACAAGCGATTCTGCGGAATATAAAGGAGTTCCAGCTCCTCTTTCCTGAACGAAAGCTTACCACACAAAACATCTATGAATGGTGCAATTTAGATCTAAGCAAACGAACAATCTGCAGGGTACTAAAGAAAAACTATACGGCACTCGGCAGTACAAGTAATACTTATTATGTATAA
- a CDS encoding LacI family DNA-binding transcriptional regulator — MITIKEIAERANVSRTTVSRVLNDSGYVSEDARKRVLHVIEETGYVPSAHAKSLRTKKTKVIGVILPKISTETSSRLVNGIDDVLAREGYQILLANTNLHAEKEIEYIRLLKSRNVDGMILSATNVQPELIQEIRQLKIPFIMVGQHAEELTNVIFDEYQAARDMVGLLIKKGYKKIAFIGVDEADRAVGYLRKKGYLDAMKEHEVPVEESWLQKGIFDIDSGAECMKSIMESAENKPQAVLAVTDRLAIGALQYLRQNGFSVPGDVAIAGMGGSELSKYITPGLTTIDFSFEDAGREAALLILQKVKGEHGQEITRKIRYRLVERESI, encoded by the coding sequence ATGATTACCATAAAGGAAATTGCAGAAAGGGCGAATGTTTCTCGGACGACTGTTTCGAGGGTATTAAATGATTCCGGTTATGTGAGTGAGGATGCAAGGAAAAGGGTCCTGCACGTAATTGAGGAGACCGGTTATGTCCCAAGTGCCCATGCGAAGTCACTCCGCACGAAAAAAACAAAGGTTATTGGGGTTATTCTGCCGAAAATCAGCACCGAAACGTCCAGCCGTCTGGTTAATGGAATTGACGACGTATTGGCCAGGGAAGGCTATCAGATTCTCCTTGCTAATACTAATCTTCATGCTGAAAAAGAGATAGAATATATACGGCTCCTCAAAAGCAGGAATGTGGACGGCATGATTCTGTCGGCTACAAATGTGCAGCCTGAATTGATTCAGGAGATCCGTCAGCTGAAAATCCCTTTTATTATGGTGGGTCAGCATGCGGAAGAATTGACGAATGTGATTTTTGATGAATATCAGGCTGCGAGGGACATGGTTGGCCTCCTAATCAAGAAGGGATATAAAAAAATTGCTTTTATTGGTGTGGATGAAGCTGACCGTGCGGTGGGTTACCTCCGGAAAAAAGGATACCTGGATGCAATGAAGGAGCATGAGGTTCCGGTTGAAGAAAGCTGGCTGCAAAAGGGGATTTTCGATATAGACTCAGGCGCTGAGTGCATGAAGAGTATCATGGAATCTGCCGAAAATAAACCTCAAGCTGTTCTTGCTGTGACAGATCGTCTGGCAATTGGCGCTTTGCAGTATCTCAGGCAAAATGGATTCTCCGTTCCTGGTGATGTAGCGATTGCCGGAATGGGTGGGTCGGAGCTTTCTAAATATATTACACCAGGCTTAACAACCATCGATTTTTCCTTTGAAGATGCAGGCCGGGAGGCAGCCTTATTAATCCTTCAAAAGGTTAAGGGGGAGCACGGGCAGGAAATAACCAGAAAAATTAGATATAGACTTGTAGAAAGAGAAAGTATATAA